In one Halosimplex halophilum genomic region, the following are encoded:
- a CDS encoding RsmB/NOP family class I SAM-dependent RNA methyltransferase, producing the protein MDVLERYEPLVDDFDAFRAACERPLPSVVRVNTLKTTVERASDALAEADIAHEPVGWHDGLFALPDDQPGTNWPYVLGWIHGQEEVSAVPAEVLDPRPGERVWDACAAPGSKTTQLAALMEDRGLLVATDNNLGRISALRSNAERAGVTNVAVTHEDARNHSLKPFRAPDSDEGEEGAPYDRALVDVPCSCEGTIRKNPDALDDWELDHVEGISGVQKGVLRRAVQTTREGGTVVYSTCTFAPEENEAVLDHALAEESCELVEFDLPLDSAPGITEWQGERFDESVRKARRIYPHHNDTGGFFCAKLEVTAE; encoded by the coding sequence ATGGACGTACTGGAGCGCTACGAGCCGCTCGTCGACGATTTCGACGCCTTCCGGGCGGCCTGCGAGCGCCCGCTCCCGTCGGTCGTCCGCGTCAACACGCTGAAGACGACCGTCGAGCGGGCCAGCGACGCCCTCGCGGAGGCCGACATCGCCCACGAACCCGTCGGGTGGCACGACGGCCTGTTCGCTCTCCCCGACGACCAGCCGGGGACGAACTGGCCGTACGTGCTCGGGTGGATCCACGGCCAGGAGGAGGTCTCGGCCGTCCCCGCCGAGGTGCTCGACCCCCGGCCCGGCGAACGGGTGTGGGACGCCTGCGCCGCGCCCGGGAGCAAGACCACGCAACTCGCCGCGCTGATGGAGGACCGTGGCCTGCTGGTCGCCACGGACAACAACCTCGGCCGCATCTCCGCGCTGCGCTCGAACGCCGAGCGCGCCGGCGTCACGAACGTCGCCGTCACCCACGAGGACGCCCGCAACCACTCGCTGAAGCCCTTCCGCGCGCCGGATTCTGACGAGGGCGAGGAAGGCGCGCCCTACGACCGCGCGCTGGTGGACGTACCCTGTTCCTGCGAGGGCACCATCCGGAAGAACCCCGACGCGCTCGACGACTGGGAGCTCGACCACGTCGAGGGCATCTCGGGCGTCCAGAAGGGCGTCCTCCGCCGGGCGGTCCAGACGACTCGGGAAGGCGGGACCGTGGTCTACTCCACCTGCACGTTCGCCCCCGAGGAGAACGAGGCCGTCCTCGACCACGCGCTCGCGGAGGAGTCGTGCGAGCTCGTCGAGTTCGACCTGCCCCTCGACTCGGCCCCCGGGATCACCGAGTGGCAGGGCGAGCGGTTCGACGAATCGGTGCGGAAGGCCAGGCGGATCTACCCCCACCACAACGACACCGGCGGCTTCTTCTGCGCGAAACTGGAGGTGACCGCCGAATGA
- a CDS encoding proteasome assembly chaperone family protein produces MAHVQVHREDIELDEPTLVEGLPGVGLVGKIAADHLVDALEMTHYASLHCEGIPEVAVFGENDPTYDPPVRVYADADRNLLALQSDVPVSPNVADDFATCLTRWLGERGATALYVSGLPAEKEGVPGLYGVASGDATDLLEEYDISPPTESGVISGPTGALLYEANRHDLDALGLVVEANRNFPDPEAARVLLLDGVGPIAGVDVDTDHLVEQAEEISQARENLAKRMQEAQEESSKAQPMGMYQ; encoded by the coding sequence ATGGCGCACGTTCAGGTCCACCGCGAGGACATCGAGCTCGACGAACCGACGCTGGTCGAGGGGCTGCCGGGGGTCGGCCTCGTCGGCAAGATCGCCGCGGACCACCTCGTCGACGCGCTCGAGATGACCCACTACGCCTCGCTGCACTGCGAGGGGATCCCCGAGGTCGCCGTCTTCGGGGAGAACGACCCGACCTACGACCCGCCGGTCCGGGTCTACGCCGACGCCGACCGAAACCTGCTGGCGCTCCAGAGCGACGTGCCCGTCTCGCCGAACGTCGCCGACGACTTCGCGACCTGCCTGACGCGGTGGCTCGGCGAGCGCGGCGCGACGGCGCTGTACGTCTCGGGGCTCCCCGCCGAGAAGGAGGGCGTCCCGGGGCTCTACGGCGTCGCCAGCGGCGACGCGACCGACCTGCTCGAGGAGTACGACATCTCGCCCCCCACCGAGAGCGGGGTCATCAGCGGCCCCACCGGCGCGCTGCTGTACGAGGCCAACCGGCACGACCTGGACGCGCTCGGCCTCGTGGTGGAGGCCAACCGGAACTTCCCGGACCCGGAGGCCGCGCGGGTCCTCCTCCTCGACGGCGTCGGCCCCATCGCGGGCGTCGACGTCGACACCGACCACCTCGTCGAACAGGCCGAGGAGATCAGCCAGGCCCGCGAGAACCTCGCCAAACGGATGCAGGAGGCCCAGGAGGAGAGCTCGAAGGCCCAGCCGATGGGGATGTATCAGTAG
- a CDS encoding GNAT family N-acetyltransferase: MVESTDLTVRRYRAGDGERVRELNREAMAGTPEWVVDAPDTDLEDVRGHYLDAGGEFLVGELAGGASEADLDDGEIVATGAVEPLTGWMAERFDAAAGTGELSRVRVDPAMQGRGIGTRIVEELARRARRRGYRALVLNTGADNEQARGFYESLGYACVREETVEFDDATLDLALYWRRVDA; the protein is encoded by the coding sequence ATGGTCGAGTCCACCGACCTGACGGTCCGCCGGTACCGCGCCGGCGACGGCGAGCGCGTCCGCGAGCTGAACCGCGAGGCGATGGCCGGGACGCCCGAGTGGGTCGTCGACGCGCCCGACACGGACCTGGAGGACGTGCGCGGCCACTACCTCGACGCCGGCGGCGAGTTCCTCGTCGGCGAACTCGCCGGCGGAGCGAGCGAGGCCGACCTCGACGACGGGGAGATCGTCGCCACCGGCGCGGTCGAGCCGCTGACGGGCTGGATGGCCGAGCGCTTCGACGCGGCGGCCGGCACCGGCGAACTCTCCCGCGTCCGCGTCGACCCGGCGATGCAGGGCCGGGGGATCGGGACCCGGATCGTCGAGGAGCTCGCCCGGCGGGCCCGCCGGCGCGGGTACCGCGCGCTGGTCCTGAACACCGGCGCGGACAACGAGCAGGCCCGCGGATTCTACGAGTCGCTCGGGTACGCCTGCGTCCGCGAGGAGACGGTGGAGTTCGACGACGCGACGCTCGATCTGGCGCTGTACTGGCGCCGCGTCGACGCGTGA
- a CDS encoding HD domain-containing protein, with the protein MGVEIRESPVSAEEFAEMQDFVHDYLAASVESEDDGGRMRWYPWHSAEYRFNHILNVVELAEEIAEAEGANVDVTRVAALFHDIAKLEVDQDLHAEEGARIAREYLTSHGDYPASFVDEVCAAVRDHSYQGELTDLPLETQCLIEADLLDKVGANGTALMLLRMGYESRTHIDAAEMVGRVLERGTDARERIRSDTAESICHRRLKRVKWFKEWLEAEVADVEPEELPGRPDGGD; encoded by the coding sequence GTGGGCGTCGAAATTAGGGAGTCGCCCGTCTCCGCCGAGGAGTTCGCGGAGATGCAGGACTTCGTCCACGACTACCTGGCCGCCAGCGTCGAGAGCGAGGACGACGGCGGCCGCATGCGGTGGTACCCGTGGCACTCCGCGGAGTACCGGTTCAACCACATCCTCAACGTGGTCGAACTCGCCGAGGAGATCGCCGAAGCCGAGGGTGCCAACGTGGACGTAACCCGCGTCGCCGCGCTCTTCCACGACATCGCGAAGCTGGAGGTCGACCAGGACCTCCACGCCGAGGAGGGCGCCCGCATCGCCCGCGAGTACCTCACCAGCCACGGCGACTACCCCGCCTCGTTCGTCGACGAGGTCTGCGCCGCCGTCCGCGACCACTCCTACCAGGGCGAGCTGACCGACCTGCCGCTGGAGACGCAGTGTCTCATCGAGGCGGACCTGCTCGACAAGGTCGGCGCCAACGGCACCGCCCTCATGCTGTTGCGGATGGGTTACGAGTCCCGGACGCACATCGACGCCGCCGAGATGGTCGGGCGCGTCCTCGAACGCGGCACCGACGCCCGCGAGCGGATCCGCAGCGACACCGCCGAGAGCATCTGCCACCGCCGGCTCAAGCGCGTCAAGTGGTTCAAGGAGTGGCTCGAAGCCGAGGTCGCCGACGTCGAGCCCGAGGAGCTCCCGGGACGGCCCGACGGCGGGGACTGA
- a CDS encoding HFX_2341 family transcriptional regulator domain-containing protein yields MEVAERVHLIPVGYENDRIVLPAVELRADRVVLLRYEDETDHPSYVETVRGRLDDEGIDHETVSCNIFDFYDSIGTVAELATRFADHEVYVNLASGSKVTAIGGMIACMATGATPYYVRAQRYAAETDGDVAEGIREITELPTYPMQSPEPQHVAVMDYLDREDGARKRDLIDFGKEEGLPFIADRDAANRKSEYRLLDSHVLGPLADNGYVALEEVGRSTRVSLTESGRNTLRAFRYLVEDD; encoded by the coding sequence ATGGAAGTCGCCGAGCGGGTCCACCTGATCCCGGTGGGCTACGAGAACGACCGGATCGTCCTGCCGGCCGTCGAGCTGCGGGCCGACCGCGTCGTCCTCCTGCGATACGAGGACGAGACGGACCACCCCTCCTACGTCGAGACGGTCCGGGGGCGGCTCGACGACGAGGGCATCGACCACGAGACGGTGTCGTGCAACATCTTCGACTTCTACGACTCCATCGGGACCGTGGCGGAGCTGGCGACCCGCTTCGCCGACCACGAGGTGTACGTCAACCTCGCCTCGGGGTCGAAGGTGACGGCCATCGGCGGCATGATCGCCTGCATGGCCACCGGCGCGACCCCCTACTACGTCCGCGCCCAGCGCTACGCCGCGGAGACCGACGGCGACGTGGCCGAGGGGATCCGCGAGATCACCGAACTCCCGACCTACCCGATGCAGAGCCCCGAACCCCAGCACGTCGCGGTCATGGACTACCTCGACCGCGAGGACGGCGCCCGCAAGCGCGACCTCATCGACTTCGGCAAGGAGGAGGGCCTGCCCTTCATCGCCGACCGCGACGCCGCCAACCGCAAGAGCGAGTACCGCCTGCTCGACAGCCACGTCCTCGGGCCGCTGGCCGACAACGGCTACGTCGCCCTCGAGGAGGTCGGCCGCTCGACCCGCGTCTCGCTGACCGAGAGCGGCCGCAACACGCTCCGGGCGTTCCGCTACCTCGTCGAGGACGACTGA
- a CDS encoding LysE family translocator codes for MSLATAAGTFAVGVVFGLALAAPPGPMNAVIAEESVLRGWLAGFTAGLGAMTADFVFFVLSLAGVVAFLEGARTLRAVMVGVGGLLMLYFAVGAVRDARADFLSGEPGPDSDDADARGFTKAFVLALTNPYQILFWLTVGVGLLEPGTVDVLSYLPVVGADLAGALVVRTGSPALLAGLFGGIVVWITGFPATLVGVGRRVDAFAPAAAVASALVLAGFGVAFCWTAARTLVSL; via the coding sequence ATGAGCCTCGCGACCGCCGCGGGCACGTTCGCCGTGGGCGTCGTCTTCGGCCTCGCGCTGGCGGCGCCGCCGGGCCCGATGAACGCCGTCATCGCCGAGGAGAGCGTCCTCCGCGGGTGGCTCGCCGGCTTCACCGCCGGGCTGGGCGCGATGACCGCCGACTTCGTCTTCTTCGTGCTGTCGCTGGCGGGTGTCGTCGCCTTCCTGGAGGGCGCCCGGACCCTGCGCGCGGTGATGGTCGGCGTCGGCGGCCTGCTGATGCTGTACTTCGCCGTCGGCGCCGTGCGCGACGCCCGGGCGGACTTCCTCTCGGGGGAGCCCGGGCCGGACAGCGACGACGCCGACGCCCGCGGGTTCACGAAGGCGTTCGTCCTCGCGCTGACCAACCCCTACCAGATACTGTTCTGGCTGACCGTCGGCGTCGGCCTGCTCGAACCCGGCACCGTCGACGTGCTCTCCTACCTGCCGGTCGTCGGCGCGGACCTGGCCGGCGCGCTCGTCGTCCGGACGGGCAGCCCGGCGCTGCTGGCGGGGCTGTTCGGCGGCATCGTCGTCTGGATCACCGGGTTCCCGGCGACGCTGGTGGGCGTCGGCCGCCGGGTCGACGCGTTCGCGCCCGCCGCCGCGGTCGCCTCGGCGCTGGTGCTCGCGGGGTTCGGCGTCGCCTTCTGCTGGACGGCGGCGCGGACGCTGGTCAGCCTCTGA
- a CDS encoding protein-tyrosine phosphatase family protein produces MPDVHDRESGSDAHRLAPAAPDEEHVYGACSPGWHSAADRSRALADWIAVVRARDIERVCSLLPGDQSPADPEVDGYVDAFGEDNVLHAPVPDGRLASPARLKQEVLPFLDEAVEADERVVVHCLDGTGRTGQVLAAWLAHDRGYEPERAIETVEEMGRQPREPVREGNASEAELHDLLTVVR; encoded by the coding sequence ATGCCAGACGTTCACGACCGCGAGTCCGGGTCGGACGCCCACCGGCTCGCCCCCGCTGCACCGGACGAGGAGCACGTCTACGGTGCCTGCAGCCCCGGCTGGCACAGCGCAGCCGACCGGAGCCGCGCCCTCGCCGACTGGATCGCCGTCGTCCGCGCCAGGGACATCGAACGGGTCTGCTCGCTCCTCCCGGGCGACCAGTCGCCCGCCGACCCCGAGGTCGACGGGTACGTCGACGCGTTCGGCGAGGACAACGTCCTCCACGCGCCGGTCCCGGACGGGCGCCTCGCCTCTCCCGCCCGCCTGAAACAGGAGGTGTTGCCCTTCCTCGACGAGGCCGTCGAGGCGGACGAGCGGGTCGTCGTCCACTGCCTCGACGGGACGGGTCGCACCGGCCAGGTGCTCGCCGCCTGGCTCGCCCACGACCGCGGCTACGAGCCCGAACGGGCCATCGAGACCGTCGAGGAGATGGGCCGCCAGCCCCGCGAACCCGTCCGCGAGGGCAACGCCTCCGAAGCGGAACTGCACGACCTGCTGACGGTCGTCCGCTGA
- a CDS encoding DUF7122 family protein has product MSGEDGAGDAPAENDGTQFDRLPATADERVVEGRPTRAEVLEWWDERFGIPPATFDGHTFWERGSGKVWAFADDVASPVAVEGLGLAFLRTRREHWKPTLEAVQRFGDAADDCVIHLSRDEAAAFVAGDDQQLDWDGDWGYLIVTTDVAGEPEPVGVGLYVHGELRSQVPKGRRREL; this is encoded by the coding sequence ATGAGCGGCGAGGACGGCGCCGGAGACGCGCCCGCCGAGAACGACGGGACGCAGTTCGACCGCCTGCCCGCGACCGCCGACGAGCGGGTCGTCGAGGGACGGCCGACCCGCGCGGAGGTCCTGGAGTGGTGGGACGAACGGTTCGGAATCCCGCCGGCGACGTTCGACGGCCACACCTTCTGGGAGCGCGGCTCCGGCAAGGTCTGGGCGTTCGCCGACGACGTGGCCTCGCCCGTCGCGGTCGAGGGCCTGGGGCTGGCCTTCCTGCGGACGCGCCGCGAGCACTGGAAGCCGACCCTGGAGGCCGTCCAGCGGTTCGGCGACGCCGCCGACGACTGCGTGATCCACCTCTCCCGGGACGAGGCCGCCGCGTTCGTCGCCGGCGACGACCAACAGCTCGACTGGGACGGCGACTGGGGGTACCTGATCGTCACGACCGACGTCGCGGGCGAGCCGGAGCCCGTCGGCGTCGGCCTCTACGTCCACGGCGAACTCCGCTCACAGGTCCCGAAGGGTCGTCGCCGGGAGCTGTGA
- a CDS encoding serine hydroxymethyltransferase — MPTDLSPVDDALADALDAERARQRETLSLIASENHASEAVLAAQGSVLTNKYAEGEPGDRYYAGCEHADAVERLARERARELFGADHANVQPHSGTQANLAAYQAVLDSGDTILSLEMSHGGHLSHGQPYTMVDEHFEVAHYGVDEATGRLDYDAVEARAEAVDPDLVVSGFSAYPRRVDWERMQGIAEAVDAYHVADIAHLTGLVAAGVHPSPVGVADLVTGSTHKTVRSGRGGMVLCGADLADRVDTAVMPGCQGGPLMHNVAGKAAGFAEALTSEFETYARQVVDNAAALADRLQERGFELVSGGTDVHFVLVDLRETHPDLTGERAEDALESVGLVANKQTVPGDDRPATVGSGLRIGTPAVTTRGFDAAATERLADAVADVLDSPDDDAAADAAAETVADLCDRFPVYGDAAVASA; from the coding sequence ATGCCGACGGACCTCTCACCGGTCGACGACGCGCTGGCGGACGCGCTCGACGCCGAGCGGGCGCGCCAGCGCGAGACGCTGTCGCTGATCGCGAGCGAGAACCACGCGAGCGAGGCGGTCCTCGCCGCACAGGGCTCGGTCCTGACGAACAAGTACGCGGAGGGCGAGCCCGGCGACCGCTACTACGCCGGCTGCGAGCACGCCGACGCGGTCGAACGCCTCGCCCGCGAGCGCGCCCGGGAGCTGTTCGGCGCCGACCACGCCAACGTCCAGCCCCACTCCGGCACGCAGGCCAACCTCGCCGCCTACCAGGCCGTCCTCGACTCCGGCGACACGATCCTCTCGCTGGAAATGAGCCACGGCGGCCACCTCAGCCACGGCCAGCCGTACACGATGGTCGACGAGCACTTCGAGGTCGCCCACTACGGCGTCGACGAGGCGACCGGCCGGCTGGACTACGACGCCGTCGAAGCCCGTGCCGAAGCGGTCGACCCCGACCTGGTCGTCTCGGGGTTCTCCGCGTACCCGCGGCGGGTCGACTGGGAGCGGATGCAGGGGATCGCCGAGGCCGTCGACGCGTACCACGTCGCCGACATCGCACACCTCACGGGCCTCGTCGCGGCGGGCGTCCACCCCTCGCCGGTCGGGGTCGCCGACCTCGTGACGGGGTCGACCCACAAGACGGTCCGGTCGGGCCGCGGCGGGATGGTGCTGTGCGGCGCGGACCTGGCCGATCGGGTCGACACCGCGGTGATGCCGGGCTGTCAGGGCGGCCCGCTGATGCACAACGTCGCCGGCAAGGCCGCGGGCTTCGCCGAGGCGCTGACCTCCGAGTTCGAGACGTACGCCCGTCAGGTGGTCGACAACGCCGCGGCCCTGGCCGACCGGCTACAGGAGCGCGGGTTCGAACTGGTCTCCGGCGGGACCGACGTGCACTTCGTCCTCGTCGACCTGCGGGAGACCCACCCCGACCTGACCGGCGAGCGGGCCGAGGACGCGCTCGAATCGGTGGGGCTGGTCGCGAACAAGCAGACGGTGCCCGGCGACGACCGTCCGGCGACCGTCGGGAGCGGCCTGCGGATCGGCACGCCGGCGGTCACCACGCGCGGGTTCGACGCCGCCGCGACCGAGCGGCTGGCCGACGCCGTCGCCGACGTGCTCGACTCGCCCGACGACGACGCGGCCGCCGACGCCGCCGCCGAGACGGTCGCCGACCTGTGCGATCGGTTCCCCGTCTACGGCGACGCGGCGGTCGCCTCGGCGTGA